One Hevea brasiliensis isolate MT/VB/25A 57/8 chromosome 5, ASM3005281v1, whole genome shotgun sequence genomic region harbors:
- the LOC110636501 gene encoding uncharacterized protein LOC110636501 isoform X2, translated as MPCLNLSTNVSVDGVDTSAILSEATSTVAKLIGKPEAYVMIVLKGSVPIAFGGTEQPAAYGELVSIGGLSPDVNKKLSAAIATILETKLSVPKSRFFLKFYDTKGSNFGWNGSTF; from the exons ATGCCTTGTCTGAACCTCTCAACCAACGTTAGCGTTGACGGCGTTGACACCTCCGCCATCCTCTCCGAAGCCACCTCCACCGTCGCCAAGCTCATCGGCAAGCCCGAGGCC TATGTGATGATTGTCTTGAAGGGATCAGTTCCCATAGCTTTTGGTGGAACTGAGCAGCCAGCAGCTTATGGTGAGTTGGTGTCCATTGGTGGCCTTAGCCCTGACGTTAACAAGAAGCTGAGCGCTGCAATTGCAACAATCCTTGAGACGAAGTTGTCAGTGCCCAAGTCACGATTCTTCCTCAAGTTTTATGACACCAAG GGTTCCAACTTTGGATGGAACGGTTCCACATTCTAA
- the LOC110636501 gene encoding uncharacterized protein LOC110636501 isoform X3, translating to MPCLNLSTNVSVDGVDTSAILSEATSTVAKLIGKPEAYVMIVLKGSVPIAFGGTEQPAAYGELVSIGGLSPDVNKKLSAAIATILETKLSVPKSRFFLKFYDTKASHLNL from the exons ATGCCTTGTCTGAACCTCTCAACCAACGTTAGCGTTGACGGCGTTGACACCTCCGCCATCCTCTCCGAAGCCACCTCCACCGTCGCCAAGCTCATCGGCAAGCCCGAGGCC TATGTGATGATTGTCTTGAAGGGATCAGTTCCCATAGCTTTTGGTGGAACTGAGCAGCCAGCAGCTTATGGTGAGTTGGTGTCCATTGGTGGCCTTAGCCCTGACGTTAACAAGAAGCTGAGCGCTGCAATTGCAACAATCCTTGAGACGAAGTTGTCAGTGCCCAAGTCACGATTCTTCCTCAAGTTTTATGACACCAAGGCAAGCCATCTCAACCTGTAA
- the LOC110636501 gene encoding uncharacterized protein LOC110636501 isoform X1 yields the protein MPCLNLSTNVSVDGVDTSAILSEATSTVAKLIGKPEAYVMIVLKGSVPIAFGGTEQPAAYGELVSIGGLSPDVNKKLSAAIATILETKLSVPKSRFFLKFYDTKAHPSQEYAQCLHALHQH from the exons ATGCCTTGTCTGAACCTCTCAACCAACGTTAGCGTTGACGGCGTTGACACCTCCGCCATCCTCTCCGAAGCCACCTCCACCGTCGCCAAGCTCATCGGCAAGCCCGAGGCC TATGTGATGATTGTCTTGAAGGGATCAGTTCCCATAGCTTTTGGTGGAACTGAGCAGCCAGCAGCTTATGGTGAGTTGGTGTCCATTGGTGGCCTTAGCCCTGACGTTAACAAGAAGCTGAGCGCTGCAATTGCAACAATCCTTGAGACGAAGTTGTCAGTGCCCAAGTCACGATTCTTCCTCAAGTTTTATGACACCAAG GCCCATCCAAGCCAAGAATATGCACAGTGTTTGCATGCTTTACACCAGCACTAG